A section of the Tumebacillus amylolyticus genome encodes:
- a CDS encoding glutathione peroxidase, translating into MNRDFYNLTVNAADGTPKQLETYQGDVLLIVNVASECGLTPQYEGLEELNRKYRDQGLRVLGFPCNDFGGQEPGTMEQIQEFCKMKFGADFELLEKVKILGDDKHPLYTYLTTNSEPAGDVTWNFEKFLIARDGKLAARFSPRVTPEDSELIAAIERELEAK; encoded by the coding sequence ATGAATCGTGATTTTTACAATCTTACTGTCAACGCAGCAGACGGTACCCCGAAACAACTGGAAACGTACCAAGGGGACGTGCTTTTGATCGTCAACGTCGCGTCTGAATGCGGTCTGACTCCGCAATATGAAGGCTTGGAAGAGTTGAACCGCAAGTACCGAGACCAAGGTCTGCGCGTGTTGGGCTTCCCGTGCAACGACTTCGGCGGTCAAGAGCCGGGCACGATGGAGCAGATTCAAGAGTTCTGCAAGATGAAGTTCGGTGCAGACTTTGAACTGTTGGAAAAAGTGAAGATCCTCGGCGACGACAAGCACCCGCTCTACACCTACCTGACCACGAATTCGGAACCGGCGGGAGATGTGACGTGGAACTTCGAGAAGTTCTTGATCGCTCGCGACGGCAAACTGGCGGCGCGCTTCTCTCCGCGAGTGACTCCGGAGGATTCCGAATTGATCGCGGCGATTGAGAGAGAATTGGAGGCGAAGTAA
- a CDS encoding thiolase family protein yields MRDVYLVSAVRSAITSFGGPLKDTMPSELAAQIITTAVEKAGLEKGQVEEVILGHCLQRTDEPNTARTALLKAGFPHTTTGFTIQRQCGSGMQAILDGMMQIQTGFADIVVAGGVEVMSNAPYILKQNRWGQRMQHSTVYDSLWECLTDPLSGDMMGVTAENLAEKYGISREEQDAVALDSHQKALAAMESGRFDREIVPVQAKAGRKTVEVTRDEHPRADISMESLAKLKPAFKSENGSVTAGNASGINDGASAVVLMSGEKVQELGVKPLAKIVAGAVAGVEPELMGYGPVPAIRKLLEKTGLTTDDIDVWEINEAFAAQYLAVERLLELDRAKVNVNGSGIALGHPVGSTGSRITGSVVHELHHRGLQRGIASLCIGGGLGLAILVERV; encoded by the coding sequence ATGAGAGACGTCTATCTCGTTTCCGCCGTACGCTCGGCGATCACCTCGTTTGGCGGCCCGCTCAAAGACACGATGCCGTCCGAACTCGCCGCTCAAATCATCACGACGGCGGTGGAGAAAGCAGGACTTGAGAAAGGCCAAGTCGAGGAAGTCATCCTCGGCCACTGTCTCCAACGCACCGACGAGCCGAACACGGCACGGACGGCACTGCTCAAAGCAGGTTTCCCGCACACGACGACCGGCTTCACCATCCAGCGCCAATGCGGCTCCGGGATGCAAGCGATCCTCGACGGGATGATGCAAATCCAAACGGGGTTTGCCGACATCGTTGTCGCAGGCGGCGTGGAGGTCATGTCGAACGCGCCGTACATTTTGAAGCAAAACCGCTGGGGCCAGCGCATGCAGCACAGCACGGTGTACGATTCGCTGTGGGAATGCCTGACCGACCCGCTGTCCGGCGATATGATGGGCGTAACGGCTGAGAATCTGGCAGAGAAGTACGGCATCTCCCGCGAGGAGCAGGATGCTGTCGCTCTCGATTCGCACCAAAAGGCATTGGCGGCGATGGAATCGGGTCGTTTCGACCGCGAGATCGTCCCCGTTCAAGCGAAAGCGGGCCGCAAAACGGTCGAAGTCACTCGTGACGAGCATCCGCGTGCTGACATTTCGATGGAATCGCTCGCAAAGTTGAAGCCTGCCTTCAAATCGGAGAACGGCTCCGTCACGGCGGGCAACGCGTCAGGGATCAATGACGGCGCGTCGGCTGTCGTGCTCATGTCGGGGGAGAAAGTGCAAGAACTCGGCGTGAAACCGCTGGCGAAGATCGTCGCGGGGGCGGTAGCAGGAGTCGAGCCGGAATTGATGGGCTACGGACCGGTTCCGGCGATCCGCAAACTGCTGGAGAAAACGGGGCTGACCACGGACGACATCGACGTCTGGGAGATCAACGAAGCGTTTGCAGCGCAGTACCTTGCTGTCGAACGCCTCTTGGAACTCGACCGCGCCAAAGTCAACGTCAACGGCTCCGGCATTGCGCTCGGTCATCCGGTTGGCAGCACAGGCTCCCGCATCACGGGGTCTGTCGTGCACGAGCTTCACCACCGGGGTTTGCAGCGCGGCATCGCGTCGCTTTGCATCGGCGGCGGGCTTGGGCTGGCCATTCTCGTCGAGCGCGTATAG
- a CDS encoding PepSY domain-containing protein translates to MKAKRWLSSFLALAVLVSPLTAHAEPSDQMSPSEHRELKEMTDRSGGTIQVKWDEKLGTPRFISGKLSKPLKGEPFEMALTFLDSIRDLYHVDKAKKSFALKRVDHDELGMQHVRLTHVVNGIPVWGDEIIVHIDKSRVVRSINGQFTANVEQNSERLKKPTLDAQAAIKAALADVKVEHPDAPPQALLHYFAHPEPDQINLVYIVNVYDKNTPADWKVFVDAMTGDILYKYNDIKTKKK, encoded by the coding sequence ATGAAAGCAAAACGTTGGCTATCCTCATTCCTTGCGCTGGCGGTGCTTGTGTCGCCGCTGACGGCCCATGCCGAGCCGAGCGATCAAATGTCTCCCAGTGAGCATCGCGAGCTGAAGGAGATGACAGATCGCAGCGGCGGCACGATCCAAGTCAAATGGGACGAAAAACTCGGCACGCCGCGCTTCATCTCCGGCAAACTCTCCAAGCCGCTCAAGGGCGAACCGTTCGAGATGGCGCTGACCTTCCTCGATTCGATCCGCGACCTCTACCATGTGGACAAAGCCAAGAAGTCATTCGCTCTCAAACGCGTGGACCACGACGAACTCGGCATGCAACACGTCCGCCTCACCCATGTCGTCAACGGCATCCCGGTCTGGGGCGACGAGATCATCGTCCACATCGACAAGTCCCGAGTGGTCCGTTCCATCAACGGGCAATTCACCGCAAACGTCGAGCAGAATTCCGAACGTCTCAAAAAACCGACCCTCGACGCGCAAGCCGCCATCAAAGCGGCACTTGCCGATGTCAAAGTCGAGCACCCCGACGCACCGCCGCAAGCTCTGCTCCACTATTTCGCACACCCGGAGCCGGATCAGATCAACCTCGTCTACATCGTCAACGTCTATGACAAAAACACCCCCGCCGACTGGAAAGTCTTCGTCGACGCCATGACCGGCGACATCCTCTATAAATACAACGACATCAAAACCAAGAAGAAGTAA
- a CDS encoding D-glycero-alpha-D-manno-heptose-1,7-bisphosphate 7-phosphatase yields MSQPAVFLDRDGVINDHVRFVNTPDDLILFPGVGPAISSLRDAGYQVFVVTNQGGIGLGHMQETALHAIHEKMERELERDGAIIDEIAYCPHKPHAKCACRKPEPKMILDLAQKFDVDLSRSFMVGDRESDVEAGQKAGTKTIFIGAKGETDPKATHNVKTLVEAAEWILKH; encoded by the coding sequence ATGAGTCAACCGGCCGTTTTTCTCGACCGAGACGGGGTGATCAATGACCATGTGCGTTTCGTGAACACGCCCGACGACCTGATTTTGTTCCCCGGTGTCGGCCCTGCGATTTCCTCGTTGCGAGACGCGGGCTATCAGGTGTTCGTCGTCACCAACCAAGGCGGCATCGGGTTGGGTCACATGCAGGAAACGGCGTTGCATGCAATTCATGAAAAAATGGAGCGGGAGTTGGAGCGAGACGGTGCCATTATCGACGAGATCGCATACTGCCCGCACAAACCCCACGCCAAGTGCGCCTGCCGCAAACCCGAGCCCAAGATGATCCTCGACCTCGCGCAGAAGTTTGATGTAGACCTCAGCCGAAGTTTCATGGTGGGAGATCGCGAGTCGGACGTCGAAGCCGGGCAGAAGGCCGGTACGAAGACCATTTTCATCGGAGCCAAGGGCGAGACCGACCCGAAGGCCACGCACAACGTCAAGACACTGGTGGAAGCGGCGGAGTGGATCTTGAAGCACTAG